In one Bufo gargarizans isolate SCDJY-AF-19 chromosome 11, ASM1485885v1, whole genome shotgun sequence genomic region, the following are encoded:
- the LOC122921295 gene encoding olfactory receptor 13A1-like — protein sequence MEDRNKTFVTEFILLAFSEFHQYQILLFTVVLFAYIACITGNMTIILMIIVEQSLHVPMYYFISIFAAEEILMVSIVIPKLLAILMAGNQKISFINCFVQLYIFITLGQVVSICIMIMAYDRHLAINKPLHYTVIMNQTLCIGLVILPWIFSLSSSLIVTLFTMFLDFCGPNKVNNFFCEVCPLQSLACSDTYIINTVTTTAAAIATVLPFIIIVGLYTKIIMTVFKIKSSLGKQKAFSTCSSHLIVAMLFFMTVFIIYLTPYDSQRDKYYSLIYFLINPVVNPFIYALRNRDVRNILKKYLKFQTKLEH from the coding sequence ATGGAAGACAGAAACAaaacctttgtgacagaattCATCCTTTTAGCTTTCTCAGAGTTCCATCAGTATCAGATTTTACTTTTTACTGTTGTCTTATTTGCGTACATTGCTTGTATTACTGGAAATATGACTATAATTCTGATGATTATAGTGGAACAGTCTCTCCATGTGCCCATGTATTATTTTATTAGCATATTTGCTGCTGAAGAAATCTTAATGGTTTCTATTGTAATTCCAAAGCTTTTAGCTATCCTTATGGCAGGTAATCAGAAGATATCTTTTATAAATTGCTTTGTAcagctatatatatttattaccttgGGGCAAGTGGTAAGTATATGCATCATGATAATGGCCTATGATAGACACTTGGCCATTAACAAGCCATTGCATTATACAGTTATTATGAATCAAACCCTCTGTATAGGGCTGGTGATTCTTCCATGGATTTTTAGCTTGTCTAGCTCTTTAATTGTGACACTGTTTACAATGTTTTTGGATTTTTGTGGCCCTAATAAGGTCAACAATTTCTTCTGTGAAGTTTGTCCATTGCAGAGTCTGGCATGTTCAGATACATATATCATCAATACAGTGACAACCACCGCtgctgccatagcaactgtcCTCCCATTCATTATAATTGTTGGGCTCTATACCAAAATCATTATGACTGTTTTCAAGATAAAGAGTTCTTTGGGTAAACAGAAAGCGTTCTCCACATGTTCATCTCATCTAATAGTTGCCATGTTATTTTTCATGACTGTCTTTATTATCTATCTTACTCCTTATGACAGCCAACGTGATAAATATTATTCTCTCATTTACTTTCTCATTAACCCGGTAGTCAACCCTTTTATATATGCATTAAGGAATAGGGATGTGAGAAATATTCTAAAGAAATATCTTAAATTTCAAACCAAACTTGAACATTAA